One genomic region from Bombyx mori chromosome 6, ASM3026992v2 encodes:
- the LOC101737738 gene encoding tyrosine-protein kinase Fer isoform X2, with protein sequence MFNRQGRSSFDSKASMDALRLHLHSIIPPKPFFRLFIRPFRRKSAPSSPALPPKTYRSSSEGPADTVSVSETERSLVEQEWFHGVLPREEVVRLLRSDGDYLVRETTRNHARQLVLSVCWGQHKHFIVQTTPEGHYRFEGAAFPSVAELIAWQRASGVPVTARSGALLRRAVPRENWELNNDDVQLLDKIGRGNFGDVYKARLKTTGQEVAVKTCRVALPEEQKRTFLQEGRILKQYQHPNIVRLIGIAVQKQPIMIVMELVSGGSLLTYLRTRAAALSSRTLMAMCRDAAGGMRYLESKNCIHRDLAARNCLVGDDNIVKISDFGMSREEEEYIVSGGMKQIPIKWTAPEALNFGKYTSLCDVWSYGVLMWEIFAKGDTPYAGMSNSRAREKIDTGYRMPAPEGCPEDVYALMLRCWEYEPDKRPHFHQIYTIIDSIYNR encoded by the exons ATGTTCAACCGTCAGGGTCGATCATCGTTTGACTCGAAAGCGTCAATGGATGCGTTACGGTTGCACCTCCACTCGATAATTCCTCCGAAGCCGTTCTTCAGACTATTCATACGACCGTTCCGACGAAAGTCAGCGCCGTCAAGTCCCGCTTTACCGCCAAAGACTTATCGGAGCAGCAGCGAGGGCCCCGCGGACACG GTGAGCGTGAGTGAGACAGAGCGTTCTCTAGTGGAACAGGAGTGGTTCCACGGTGTATTACCACGCGAGGAGGTGGTGAGGCTGTTGCGTAGTGACGGAGACTACCTAGTCCGTGAAACAACCAGGAACCACGCGAGGCAGCTAGTGTTATCCGTTTGCTGGGGACAGCATAAGCACTTCATTGTACAGACCACGCCAGAG GGTCACTATCGTTTCGAAGGAGCAGCGTTCCCGTCCGTGGCCGAGCTGATAGCGTGGCAGAGGGCTAGCGGCGTGCCCGTGACGGCGCGTTCGGGCGCGTTACTGCGGCGCGCGGTGCCCAGAGAGAACTGGGAACTCAACAACGATGATGTACAACTGCTCGATAAGATTGGAAGG GGTAATTTCGGTGACGTGTATAAAGCGCGTCTGAAGACGACAGGACAGGAGGTAGCCGTGAAGACGTGTAGGGTTGCGCTACCAGAGGAGCAGAAGCGGACGTTCCTACAGGAGGGACGGATCCTCAAGCAGTACCAGCACCCTAACATCGTCCGGCTTATTGGCATCGCCGTACAGAAGCAACCCATTATGATTGTCATGGAGCTCGTTTCAG GAGGTTCTCTTCTCACATACCTCCGTACGAGGGCAGCTGCGCTTAGTTCTCGCACGCTGATGGCGATGTGCCGGGACGCGGCGGGGGGCATGCGGTACCTCGAGTCCAAGAACTGCATTCACCGCGACCTCGCCGCCAGAAACTGCCTCGTCGGAGACGACAACATTGTGAAAATATCAGACTTTGGCATGTCTAGGGAAGAAGAGGAGTACATAGTTTCCGGAGGAATGAAACAAATACCTATCAAATGGACGGCACCTGAGGCATTGAATTTCG GAAAATACACTTCGCTATGTGATGTATGGAGTTACGGAGTATTGATGTGGGAAATATTTGCAAAGGGAGACACGCCATACGCGGGAATGAGCAATTCAAGGGCTAGAGAAAAAATCGATACCG GATATCGTATGCCAGCACCGGAAGGATGTCCCGAAGACGTGTACGCACTTATGCTGAGGTGCTGGGAGTATGAGCCTGATAAGCGGCCGCATTTCCACCAGATATACACTATCATAGACAGTATATACAATAGATAA
- the LOC101737738 gene encoding tyrosine-protein kinase Fer isoform X3 produces MIRSALAELGCEEAPSGCPDLSAETVGVDSLDGSSPDHQVSVSETERSLVEQEWFHGVLPREEVVRLLRSDGDYLVRETTRNHARQLVLSVCWGQHKHFIVQTTPEGHYRFEGAAFPSVAELIAWQRASGVPVTARSGALLRRAVPRENWELNNDDVQLLDKIGRGNFGDVYKARLKTTGQEVAVKTCRVALPEEQKRTFLQEGRILKQYQHPNIVRLIGIAVQKQPIMIVMELVSGGSLLTYLRTRAAALSSRTLMAMCRDAAGGMRYLESKNCIHRDLAARNCLVGDDNIVKISDFGMSREEEEYIVSGGMKQIPIKWTAPEALNFGKYTSLCDVWSYGVLMWEIFAKGDTPYAGMSNSRAREKIDTGYRMPAPEGCPEDVYALMLRCWEYEPDKRPHFHQIYTIIDSIYNR; encoded by the exons ATGATACGATCCGCGTTGGCCGAACTAGGATGTGAAGAAGCGCCCAGCGGCTGCCCGGATCTGTCGGCCGAGACAGTCGGCGTTGATAGCTTAGACGGAAGCTCTCCCGATCATCAG GTGAGCGTGAGTGAGACAGAGCGTTCTCTAGTGGAACAGGAGTGGTTCCACGGTGTATTACCACGCGAGGAGGTGGTGAGGCTGTTGCGTAGTGACGGAGACTACCTAGTCCGTGAAACAACCAGGAACCACGCGAGGCAGCTAGTGTTATCCGTTTGCTGGGGACAGCATAAGCACTTCATTGTACAGACCACGCCAGAG GGTCACTATCGTTTCGAAGGAGCAGCGTTCCCGTCCGTGGCCGAGCTGATAGCGTGGCAGAGGGCTAGCGGCGTGCCCGTGACGGCGCGTTCGGGCGCGTTACTGCGGCGCGCGGTGCCCAGAGAGAACTGGGAACTCAACAACGATGATGTACAACTGCTCGATAAGATTGGAAGG GGTAATTTCGGTGACGTGTATAAAGCGCGTCTGAAGACGACAGGACAGGAGGTAGCCGTGAAGACGTGTAGGGTTGCGCTACCAGAGGAGCAGAAGCGGACGTTCCTACAGGAGGGACGGATCCTCAAGCAGTACCAGCACCCTAACATCGTCCGGCTTATTGGCATCGCCGTACAGAAGCAACCCATTATGATTGTCATGGAGCTCGTTTCAG GAGGTTCTCTTCTCACATACCTCCGTACGAGGGCAGCTGCGCTTAGTTCTCGCACGCTGATGGCGATGTGCCGGGACGCGGCGGGGGGCATGCGGTACCTCGAGTCCAAGAACTGCATTCACCGCGACCTCGCCGCCAGAAACTGCCTCGTCGGAGACGACAACATTGTGAAAATATCAGACTTTGGCATGTCTAGGGAAGAAGAGGAGTACATAGTTTCCGGAGGAATGAAACAAATACCTATCAAATGGACGGCACCTGAGGCATTGAATTTCG GAAAATACACTTCGCTATGTGATGTATGGAGTTACGGAGTATTGATGTGGGAAATATTTGCAAAGGGAGACACGCCATACGCGGGAATGAGCAATTCAAGGGCTAGAGAAAAAATCGATACCG GATATCGTATGCCAGCACCGGAAGGATGTCCCGAAGACGTGTACGCACTTATGCTGAGGTGCTGGGAGTATGAGCCTGATAAGCGGCCGCATTTCCACCAGATATACACTATCATAGACAGTATATACAATAGATAA
- the LOC101737738 gene encoding tyrosine-protein kinase Fer isoform X4: MDPFSMYITHSELPPPYVIPRRKKRLKQLQLELEKEYEVSVSETERSLVEQEWFHGVLPREEVVRLLRSDGDYLVRETTRNHARQLVLSVCWGQHKHFIVQTTPEGHYRFEGAAFPSVAELIAWQRASGVPVTARSGALLRRAVPRENWELNNDDVQLLDKIGRGNFGDVYKARLKTTGQEVAVKTCRVALPEEQKRTFLQEGRILKQYQHPNIVRLIGIAVQKQPIMIVMELVSGGSLLTYLRTRAAALSSRTLMAMCRDAAGGMRYLESKNCIHRDLAARNCLVGDDNIVKISDFGMSREEEEYIVSGGMKQIPIKWTAPEALNFGKYTSLCDVWSYGVLMWEIFAKGDTPYAGMSNSRAREKIDTGYRMPAPEGCPEDVYALMLRCWEYEPDKRPHFHQIYTIIDSIYNR; encoded by the exons ATGGATCCGTTTTCGATGTATATAACACATTCCGAGCTACCGCCGCCTTACGTGATTCCTCGCAGGAAGAAACGATTGAAACAACTACAGCTGGAACTCGAAAAGGAATACGAG GTGAGCGTGAGTGAGACAGAGCGTTCTCTAGTGGAACAGGAGTGGTTCCACGGTGTATTACCACGCGAGGAGGTGGTGAGGCTGTTGCGTAGTGACGGAGACTACCTAGTCCGTGAAACAACCAGGAACCACGCGAGGCAGCTAGTGTTATCCGTTTGCTGGGGACAGCATAAGCACTTCATTGTACAGACCACGCCAGAG GGTCACTATCGTTTCGAAGGAGCAGCGTTCCCGTCCGTGGCCGAGCTGATAGCGTGGCAGAGGGCTAGCGGCGTGCCCGTGACGGCGCGTTCGGGCGCGTTACTGCGGCGCGCGGTGCCCAGAGAGAACTGGGAACTCAACAACGATGATGTACAACTGCTCGATAAGATTGGAAGG GGTAATTTCGGTGACGTGTATAAAGCGCGTCTGAAGACGACAGGACAGGAGGTAGCCGTGAAGACGTGTAGGGTTGCGCTACCAGAGGAGCAGAAGCGGACGTTCCTACAGGAGGGACGGATCCTCAAGCAGTACCAGCACCCTAACATCGTCCGGCTTATTGGCATCGCCGTACAGAAGCAACCCATTATGATTGTCATGGAGCTCGTTTCAG GAGGTTCTCTTCTCACATACCTCCGTACGAGGGCAGCTGCGCTTAGTTCTCGCACGCTGATGGCGATGTGCCGGGACGCGGCGGGGGGCATGCGGTACCTCGAGTCCAAGAACTGCATTCACCGCGACCTCGCCGCCAGAAACTGCCTCGTCGGAGACGACAACATTGTGAAAATATCAGACTTTGGCATGTCTAGGGAAGAAGAGGAGTACATAGTTTCCGGAGGAATGAAACAAATACCTATCAAATGGACGGCACCTGAGGCATTGAATTTCG GAAAATACACTTCGCTATGTGATGTATGGAGTTACGGAGTATTGATGTGGGAAATATTTGCAAAGGGAGACACGCCATACGCGGGAATGAGCAATTCAAGGGCTAGAGAAAAAATCGATACCG GATATCGTATGCCAGCACCGGAAGGATGTCCCGAAGACGTGTACGCACTTATGCTGAGGTGCTGGGAGTATGAGCCTGATAAGCGGCCGCATTTCCACCAGATATACACTATCATAGACAGTATATACAATAGATAA